DNA from Paraphotobacterium marinum:
ATTGTTATGAATCATCACTTTTTTATGAAAAAAGCATATAAATTAGCTGAATACGCAAGATCTCTAGGGGAGGTTCCCGTAGGAGCTGTATTGGTTGAAAATAACGAGATTTTTTCTGAAGGCTGGAACTTTTCAATTTCTTCGAATGATTGTACCGCACATGCTGAAATTATGGCACTTAGAAACGCATGTTTAAAAAAGAATAACTATAGATTGAATAAAAATTTTTCATTATATGTGACTTTAGAACCATGTAGCATGTGTCTTGGGGCATTAATACATAGTAGAATCGGTAAGATTATTTATGGAGCAAGTGATCCTAAGACTGGGACACTAGGAGGTAAATTAAATTTACTTAATGAGGGGGTCTCTAATACAAAAATAGAAATTATTCATAATATTGAACAAGAATTATGTAAAAATATCCTTCAAGATTTTTTTCGCGCAAGAAGAAAAAAAACTAAGTAGGAAATTCATCTTGATTTAAAAAGTGAAAAATCCTTTCTCGGGCAAGACATTTTTTGTGATTATGTTTAAGCATTTTCCTTCTGTTGTTTAGACAGGTTCTTCTTATAAATAAAGAATTTTTTTTCATAAATTTTAAATTTTTTAAATAAACATCATTCAATAATAGCTTTAAAATATAATAATGCAAACGGTTGCGTTTTCATTTACATCTATGTATAAGATCATCTATAATAAGGTCCTCAAAGAAAACGTGATTAAAACAATCATTTTAAATCTAATTCAATGACCAGAAGAGAATTATTTGCATGAAAGTAATATATGGCTCGATAGCATTATCTGATTTCCGCATTACAAAACTATTAAATAAGTGTAAAGAATTAAAAGTGCCTGTTGAAAATATACAAGCCCGTTACGTACATTTTATTGATATTGAAGAAACACTTAGTGAAAATGAACATATAAAACTAGAAAAGCTTTTATGTTACGGAGATAAATTTAATTCTGTTTCAAATGATGATGATTCTCTTTTTGTATTACCCAGATATGGAACTATTTCACCATGGTCATCAAAAGCAACAGATATAGTGCATAATTGTGATTTAACAAAAGTTAGAAGAGTTGAAAGAGGCATTCAATATGTAATTCACTCGAAGGGCTTAAATGATTCAGAAAAAAACAAATTAAAAAACCTATTACATGATCGAATGATCGAAACTGTTGAGTTTGAAATTGATAATGCACAAAAACTTTTTGATGTTGAGCGACCTAAACCATTATCGGAAATTCAGCTGTTAGAAAAAGGTAAAGGCGTTCTTTATGAAACAAATAAATCAATGGGCCTAGCACTTGCTGAGGATGAAATAGATTATTTGTATGATAAATTTATCAAAATGAATA
Protein-coding regions in this window:
- the tadA gene encoding tRNA adenosine(34) deaminase TadA, which produces MNHHFFMKKAYKLAEYARSLGEVPVGAVLVENNEIFSEGWNFSISSNDCTAHAEIMALRNACLKKNNYRLNKNFSLYVTLEPCSMCLGALIHSRIGKIIYGASDPKTGTLGGKLNLLNEGVSNTKIEIIHNIEQELCKNILQDFFRARRKKTK